One Deinococcus psychrotolerans genomic window carries:
- a CDS encoding PIG-L deacetylase family protein: MAETSAFSLLVIGAHPDDCEFGAGGLAALCRRAGHQVMFISVTNGDAGHHLEGGGPLARRRLAETRAVAELMQLDYLVLDHHDGELEPSLANRWELVDIIRRIAPDLVLTHRLGDYHPDHRATAQLVLDASYLAKVPNIRALTPALRQKPVIGYLYDDFQRPVPFQPDLVIDIGSVVEQKLQMLDAHTSQVYEWLPFASGQAEPVFPDAAARQSWLQSTYLDTDQRLAERLRPQLAVRYGETHAAQVRFAEAFEISEYGQPWSKELEAKLGSVLPTPAGQA, translated from the coding sequence ATGGCTGAGACTTCCGCATTTTCCCTTCTCGTGATCGGAGCGCATCCGGACGACTGCGAGTTCGGTGCTGGTGGACTTGCGGCGCTGTGCCGCCGGGCCGGACACCAGGTCATGTTCATCTCCGTGACCAACGGCGACGCCGGGCACCACCTTGAAGGAGGCGGCCCGCTGGCGCGGCGACGACTTGCCGAAACAAGGGCGGTTGCTGAACTGATGCAGCTTGACTATCTCGTCCTTGACCACCACGACGGCGAACTCGAACCCAGCCTTGCCAACCGTTGGGAGCTGGTGGACATCATCCGGCGCATTGCCCCTGACTTGGTCTTAACTCACCGGTTGGGCGATTACCACCCCGATCACCGGGCCACGGCTCAGTTGGTTTTGGACGCCTCGTATTTGGCCAAAGTTCCTAACATCCGGGCGCTCACACCCGCACTCCGGCAAAAACCGGTGATCGGCTATCTCTACGATGACTTTCAGCGGCCCGTCCCCTTTCAGCCCGATCTAGTCATTGACATCGGCTCAGTGGTTGAGCAAAAACTTCAGATGCTGGACGCCCACACTTCACAGGTCTACGAATGGTTGCCCTTCGCGTCTGGCCAAGCCGAGCCTGTCTTCCCGGACGCGGCGGCCCGGCAGTCCTGGCTTCAAAGCACCTATCTGGATACCGATCAACGCCTTGCCGAGCGCTTGAGGCCGCAACTGGCGGTTCGTTACGGCGAAACTCACGCGGCTCAGGTGCGCTTTGCCGAAGCGTTTGAGATTTCAGAGTACGGCCAGCCTTGGTCAAAAGAGCTGGAGGCCAAGCTTGGCTCAGTGCTGCCCACCCCAGCCGGTCAAGCATGA
- a CDS encoding ROK family transcriptional regulator gives MSLDTVIQALQRHGALSRADLSRVTGLSKPTISHTIERLYQRDLVVEQLPLSQGQVGRPRTLLRLNSKQWAVAAIDLGGTQIRLSVGDASGQHLHRLAFKTNATLTAQQLIALIQRGLREAVAAVSIPFEALKTVVLGLPGVVDPDTGALNFVPNLPHLEGVPLFELLSRHFPFPFLIENDVNLAAYGQHLQSGDLRSSIFLGIGTGLGVGVVLNSEVHSGHRGRAGEIGYVPYGHGTIEDIVSGAGLQAAYQARTGQWRDAHFILGAANSNADARAVTDTFLAGLAWLLGLLSVSYDPECIFLGGGVGLHLPVDLNAVSIQIFKQFPFTVPLAISSLGDDAALCGGLIKAARVSAEQILSTLENA, from the coding sequence ATGTCACTCGACACGGTCATTCAAGCGCTTCAACGTCACGGAGCCCTCTCCCGCGCAGACTTGTCACGCGTGACTGGCCTGAGCAAGCCCACCATCTCCCATACCATCGAGCGGCTCTACCAGCGCGACCTTGTCGTCGAGCAACTGCCCTTGTCCCAGGGACAGGTCGGGCGTCCCAGAACGTTGCTGCGCCTCAATTCCAAACAGTGGGCCGTGGCCGCCATCGACTTAGGCGGCACCCAGATCCGCTTGAGCGTGGGTGACGCGTCCGGGCAGCATCTGCACCGCCTGGCTTTCAAAACGAACGCCACGCTGACCGCACAGCAACTGATAGCGTTGATTCAGCGCGGCCTCCGTGAAGCGGTGGCGGCAGTTTCCATTCCGTTTGAAGCGCTTAAGACTGTAGTGCTCGGTCTGCCCGGCGTGGTCGATCCAGACACCGGAGCGCTGAATTTCGTCCCCAACCTACCCCACCTTGAGGGCGTGCCCCTGTTTGAACTGCTGTCCCGACACTTTCCTTTTCCCTTTTTAATTGAGAACGACGTGAACTTGGCAGCCTACGGGCAACACCTTCAATCTGGGGATCTGCGCTCTTCTATCTTCCTCGGCATCGGCACTGGTCTGGGCGTTGGAGTGGTACTCAACAGCGAAGTTCACAGTGGGCACCGTGGACGGGCCGGCGAGATCGGTTACGTTCCGTACGGACACGGAACCATCGAGGACATCGTTTCCGGTGCAGGACTGCAAGCGGCTTATCAGGCCCGCACCGGTCAGTGGCGCGACGCCCACTTTATTCTCGGAGCGGCGAACAGCAACGCTGACGCCAGAGCCGTGACTGACACGTTTCTCGCCGGGCTGGCCTGGCTGCTGGGGCTACTGAGCGTCAGTTACGATCCAGAATGCATTTTCCTCGGCGGTGGGGTCGGCCTACACCTCCCCGTCGACCTGAATGCGGTGTCTATTCAAATTTTTAAGCAGTTTCCCTTCACCGTTCCACTGGCCATCAGTTCTTTGGGTGATGACGCGGCATTGTGCGGCGGCTTGATTAAAGCGGCACGCGTCAGTGCTGAGCAGATTCTGAGTACTTTGGAGAACGCCTGA
- a CDS encoding extracellular solute-binding protein: MKHLACAALTLALLSSAQAVTLTHWEHQYAPRAAVLKDMIAAYQKSSGDSVTFEAIPYDSYFDKLTTALSSNNGPDIFKVPSTMSYQFIKAGLAAPAPTNLYTAAQAKKDYLTWAVNPAVQNNQLYGLPTDVQTVVMYINNDLVKACGGNAAQPPRTWAAFTKLAQACTKRDASGKMTQAGVDTRYKWALFTTFLYQGTGGKVVSPAAKKALWDSAGGMKSWNLMQTLFSGSQAVDLPTFMTGQFKFELGKAAFYFNHPTTRSRLSDMSPDLKYTIALPPSPDGKPSTIASSWVYMVNARSKNVDAAWKWIMYISSEASQRQWVKDGGDLPGLKKLVNDPALFPDANAKVVQQSLKYVYTPQEVGGDPVDAIRQEIWDKLVLTSDAKIDLAALVKQQSGAETQLIQSILK; encoded by the coding sequence ATGAAGCACCTCGCTTGCGCCGCCCTGACCCTGGCCCTGCTGTCCAGCGCACAGGCCGTCACCCTCACCCACTGGGAGCACCAGTACGCGCCCCGCGCCGCCGTACTCAAGGACATGATCGCCGCTTATCAAAAAAGCAGTGGCGACAGCGTAACATTTGAGGCCATCCCCTACGACTCGTACTTCGATAAACTCACCACCGCCCTGTCCAGCAACAACGGCCCGGATATCTTCAAGGTGCCGTCAACCATGTCGTATCAGTTCATCAAAGCGGGCCTCGCCGCGCCAGCACCGACCAATCTCTACACCGCCGCGCAGGCGAAGAAAGACTACTTGACCTGGGCCGTCAATCCGGCTGTGCAGAATAACCAACTCTACGGCCTGCCCACTGATGTGCAGACCGTCGTGATGTACATCAACAACGATCTGGTCAAGGCCTGCGGAGGAAACGCCGCCCAGCCGCCGCGAACCTGGGCAGCCTTTACCAAACTCGCTCAAGCCTGCACCAAGCGCGACGCGAGCGGCAAGATGACACAGGCAGGCGTCGACACCCGCTACAAATGGGCTTTGTTTACAACCTTTTTGTATCAAGGAACGGGCGGCAAAGTGGTCAGCCCGGCGGCCAAGAAAGCACTCTGGGACAGCGCGGGCGGCATGAAGTCATGGAACCTGATGCAGACGTTGTTTTCAGGTTCCCAAGCCGTAGATTTGCCTACGTTCATGACCGGGCAATTCAAATTCGAACTGGGCAAGGCCGCCTTTTACTTCAATCACCCAACCACCCGCTCACGCCTCAGCGACATGAGTCCCGATCTGAAATACACCATCGCACTGCCGCCCAGTCCAGACGGCAAACCCAGCACCATCGCCTCAAGCTGGGTGTACATGGTCAATGCCCGCAGCAAGAACGTGGACGCGGCCTGGAAGTGGATCATGTACATCTCCAGCGAAGCCTCGCAGCGCCAGTGGGTTAAGGACGGCGGCGACCTACCGGGCCTCAAGAAGTTGGTCAATGACCCTGCGCTCTTCCCAGATGCCAACGCTAAAGTCGTGCAGCAATCGCTCAAATACGTCTATACGCCGCAGGAAGTGGGCGGTGATCCGGTGGACGCCATCCGGCAAGAGATCTGGGACAAATTGGTGCTGACGTCCGATGCCAAAATTGATCTCGCGGCCCTAGTCAAGCAGCAAAGCGGAGCAGAAACGCAGCTTATCCAAAGCATCCTGAAGTAA
- a CDS encoding carbohydrate ABC transporter permease — protein sequence MRYQTRLRLWGYAFLLPSVLLFAAVVAYPLLNLFRLSTFESGLFTGTRFVGIDNYVKMLEQPQFYQSLKVTLIWTLGVVPLTLVLGLLVALLLNQGAARFTGFFRVVYFIPVVTNMVAASFVWKWLFEPTNGVVNYFAASLHLAQPGWLADPKYALSAMMVVGIWKQLGFAMVLFLAGLQGLPREVLDAARIDGASSSQAFWFVKLPLLNATLIFVLVLLTVNAFRVFTIPYVMSAGGLTYGTPGGPLDSTRVFAIHIYDLGFKAHQMGAASAAAVALLLLTMLLTLLQFRLVGRPGSAE from the coding sequence ATGCGGTACCAAACCAGACTGCGTTTATGGGGCTACGCCTTCTTACTGCCGAGCGTCTTGCTGTTCGCGGCAGTGGTGGCCTATCCGCTGCTGAATCTGTTTCGCCTGAGCACTTTTGAGTCCGGTTTATTTACCGGCACGCGCTTTGTCGGGATTGACAATTACGTCAAGATGCTGGAGCAACCTCAGTTTTACCAGTCGCTCAAAGTCACGCTGATCTGGACGCTGGGGGTCGTACCACTCACGCTGGTGCTCGGCCTGCTCGTCGCCCTGCTGCTCAATCAAGGCGCAGCCCGCTTCACCGGCTTTTTCCGGGTGGTGTACTTCATTCCGGTGGTGACCAACATGGTGGCCGCCTCGTTCGTCTGGAAATGGTTGTTTGAGCCGACCAACGGCGTGGTCAATTATTTTGCTGCTTCGCTGCACCTCGCTCAGCCCGGCTGGCTGGCCGATCCGAAGTACGCCCTGAGCGCCATGATGGTGGTGGGCATCTGGAAGCAGTTGGGCTTTGCCATGGTGCTGTTTCTGGCTGGTTTGCAGGGGCTGCCCCGCGAGGTGCTGGACGCGGCCCGCATTGATGGGGCCAGCTCATCTCAGGCGTTCTGGTTCGTGAAGCTGCCCCTCCTCAACGCCACGCTGATTTTCGTTCTGGTGCTGCTGACGGTCAACGCTTTCCGGGTCTTTACCATTCCCTACGTGATGAGCGCCGGTGGCCTGACCTACGGCACGCCGGGCGGGCCGCTGGACAGCACCCGCGTCTTCGCGATTCATATCTACGATCTCGGCTTCAAAGCCCATCAAATGGGCGCGGCGTCCGCAGCGGCGGTGGCCCTGCTCCTGCTGACCATGCTGCTGACGCTGCTTCAGTTTCGTCTGGTCGGACGTCCTGGGAGTGCAGAGTGA
- a CDS encoding carbohydrate ABC transporter permease — MITRHVNAQEHPRTRSSLPPLTLLAYLLIGIGGVVMMLPLAWMVSASFKPMSEIIQVPPTWIPQHFTFRNYQQVFAEFPFARYFLNSVVTTLLIILSVLISSVSGGYALAKFRLPGQHVILILFLLALMVPFQSLMVPTYQLMVSLHLVNTYAGVVYPFLFSATGIFLMRQFISDLPSELIEAARIDGASEPRILMSVILPLLGPALAALTILEFSSAWEEFLWPSIITSSDATRTIPIGLQYFAEQYGTRIDLQMAGSTLAALPVILGFLLLQKQFIEGIALTGVKG; from the coding sequence GTGATCACCCGTCACGTTAATGCCCAAGAACATCCCCGTACCCGCTCCTCCCTGCCGCCATTAACCCTACTGGCTTACCTCCTGATCGGCATTGGGGGCGTGGTGATGATGCTGCCACTGGCGTGGATGGTCTCGGCCAGCTTCAAGCCGATGAGTGAGATCATCCAAGTACCTCCAACCTGGATTCCGCAGCACTTTACCTTCAGGAACTATCAGCAGGTGTTCGCCGAGTTCCCATTCGCCCGCTACTTTCTCAACAGCGTCGTCACGACACTGCTGATCATCCTCAGCGTGCTGATCAGCAGTGTCAGTGGCGGGTACGCGCTGGCGAAGTTCCGCTTGCCAGGCCAGCACGTGATTTTGATTCTGTTTTTACTGGCCCTAATGGTGCCATTTCAGAGCTTGATGGTGCCCACCTATCAGTTGATGGTGTCGCTCCATCTGGTCAACACCTACGCGGGGGTGGTGTATCCCTTTTTATTCAGCGCCACAGGAATTTTTTTGATGCGGCAGTTCATTTCTGATCTGCCCAGCGAGCTGATCGAAGCGGCACGGATTGACGGAGCCAGTGAACCCAGAATTTTAATGAGCGTCATCCTGCCGCTCCTGGGGCCAGCGCTGGCGGCCCTGACCATTCTGGAATTTAGCTCCGCTTGGGAGGAGTTTTTGTGGCCGAGTATCATCACCTCCAGTGACGCGACCCGCACTATCCCCATCGGACTACAGTATTTCGCCGAGCAGTACGGTACTCGGATTGACCTTCAGATGGCGGGCAGTACCTTGGCCGCCTTGCCGGTAATTCTTGGATTTCTGCTGTTGCAAAAGCAGTTCATCGAGGGCATTGCCCTGACGGGAGTGAAAGGATGA
- a CDS encoding glycoside hydrolase family 125 protein has protein sequence MSGPTTFAPPVTDRSPVVPTGNTWVALPDITLEGQVRSLNVTHQGVSGLLALLGEPLFEPVVLLGGQVVTLENWQVNLREGWIPEFSAQAGDLTVKWIILTPPGEQGLMLHLSVTGHPEAQAALRFRPTTVHLQRFRNDPLDVSLTETFDSWTGAYVLEVRAGVPLLALGLRGESALTRQDNLLISQSADCTVYVGVAADADGARTTSVHLARLGFQAELERSATELARLAGPFPPLVKRHALHNYFFSAGDEVDGVGQALMTSRSPRYYVAGAFWARDALLWSFPAVLYADVDTAESRLLTALERHTWTPGEHAQYLNGRPLYPGFELDEAAAFPWAVARFVQHTERFDFLQDPQVRRALERVHRRIGRAAHPSGLYATMLGPTDDPVTYPLLTYDNVLLASGWRGLARLGYQKEALSTQAGALEQAIWKRCVGDGLHGQQFVWATDGAGQYQLHDEPAGSLTLLPHLGFCNAEHDVYRQTERWITNENPYHYSGTFSGQGSPHFPYPSCFSLANMLLSGQGEVAQDVLVRAPLDAGLACEGYDVNSGEVRTGAGFAACSGFLAWAAVDEQMR, from the coding sequence ATGAGTGGACCGACGACTTTCGCACCTCCGGTCACTGACCGCAGCCCCGTTGTGCCAACGGGCAATACCTGGGTAGCCTTGCCAGATATCACGCTCGAGGGTCAGGTTCGCAGCCTGAACGTGACGCATCAAGGCGTCAGCGGGTTACTGGCTCTGCTGGGAGAACCGCTCTTTGAACCGGTGGTTCTCTTAGGCGGTCAAGTGGTTACGCTCGAGAATTGGCAGGTCAACTTGCGCGAGGGCTGGATTCCTGAATTCAGCGCCCAAGCTGGGGACTTGACGGTGAAGTGGATCATCCTCACGCCTCCGGGCGAGCAGGGCCTAATGCTGCATCTCAGCGTAACCGGCCATCCGGAGGCCCAGGCAGCCTTACGGTTTCGCCCGACCACCGTGCATCTACAGCGTTTCCGAAACGATCCGCTGGACGTCAGCCTGACCGAAACGTTTGACTCCTGGACAGGCGCATATGTTCTGGAAGTTCGGGCAGGCGTGCCCTTGCTGGCCCTAGGCCTACGCGGCGAATCTGCCCTGACCCGGCAAGATAACCTGCTGATCTCGCAGAGCGCCGACTGCACCGTCTACGTGGGCGTGGCCGCTGACGCTGATGGCGCGAGAACCACCAGCGTCCACCTGGCCCGACTGGGATTTCAGGCTGAACTGGAGCGCAGCGCTACCGAACTGGCCCGATTGGCCGGGCCGTTTCCTCCATTGGTCAAGCGGCATGCGCTGCATAACTATTTCTTCTCAGCAGGCGATGAGGTAGACGGTGTGGGTCAGGCGCTGATGACTTCGCGCAGCCCCCGCTATTACGTGGCCGGAGCATTCTGGGCACGTGACGCGCTGCTGTGGAGCTTCCCAGCCGTTCTGTACGCCGACGTGGATACGGCGGAGTCCCGGCTGCTTACGGCGCTGGAGCGCCACACCTGGACGCCGGGCGAACACGCGCAGTACCTGAACGGGCGTCCACTCTATCCGGGGTTTGAACTTGACGAGGCGGCGGCTTTTCCCTGGGCAGTGGCCCGCTTCGTGCAGCACACCGAGCGGTTTGATTTCCTGCAAGATCCGCAAGTGCGCCGCGCCCTTGAGCGGGTGCACCGCCGAATCGGGCGGGCAGCGCATCCCAGCGGCCTTTACGCCACCATGCTCGGCCCCACCGACGATCCGGTAACTTATCCACTGCTGACCTATGACAATGTGCTGCTGGCCTCAGGTTGGCGCGGACTGGCCAGACTTGGGTACCAAAAGGAAGCGCTGAGTACTCAGGCGGGCGCATTGGAACAAGCCATTTGGAAGCGCTGCGTAGGGGATGGTCTCCATGGCCAGCAATTCGTTTGGGCCACAGACGGCGCAGGGCAGTATCAGCTTCATGACGAACCGGCGGGCAGCCTGACCTTACTGCCGCATCTGGGCTTTTGTAACGCTGAACATGACGTCTACCGCCAGACGGAGCGTTGGATTACAAATGAAAATCCTTACCACTATTCAGGGACGTTTTCAGGTCAAGGCAGTCCGCACTTTCCGTATCCGAGTTGTTTTTCGCTGGCCAACATGCTGTTATCTGGCCAGGGGGAAGTGGCCCAAGACGTGCTGGTTCGTGCGCCGCTGGACGCCGGACTGGCATGTGAAGGCTACGACGTAAACAGCGGCGAGGTGAGAACCGGAGCGGGGTTTGCGGCGTGCAGCGGATTTCTAGCGTGGGCGGCGGTTGACGAACAAATGCGCTGA
- a CDS encoding NADP-dependent oxidoreductase, producing MTAQRTLSREVQLAARPQGAPKDSDFSMVERELGQPGAGEVLVRNLYLSVDPYMRGRMNDVKSYTPPFALNQTMTGGAVGEVIASGADGLSVGDLVLHDQGWRTHALLPAQAARKVEVHSGLSPRMYLGILGMPGLTAYAGLLEVASFKPGDVVFVSGAAGAVGSAVGQIARLKGAREVIGSAGSAAKVAHLTNVLGFDAAFNYKDSSVAKQLRQTAPDGIDVYFDNVGGDHLEAALFAFNPFGRAALCGAISQYNAAQPPSGPRNLALAIGKQLTLRGFIVSSYSHLFPQFTKDVSGWLLSGELHHDETVVEGIENTPEAFMGMLDGQNTGKMVIKL from the coding sequence ATGACTGCTCAACGCACCCTTTCCCGTGAGGTTCAACTCGCCGCCCGCCCTCAAGGAGCGCCAAAAGACAGCGATTTTTCGATGGTGGAGCGCGAATTGGGCCAGCCGGGTGCGGGTGAGGTACTGGTTCGCAATCTGTATCTGAGCGTAGATCCTTACATGCGCGGACGCATGAACGATGTCAAGTCGTACACCCCACCTTTTGCACTCAACCAAACCATGACCGGCGGTGCAGTGGGCGAAGTGATCGCATCGGGCGCGGATGGCCTGAGCGTCGGTGATTTGGTTCTTCACGATCAGGGCTGGCGTACCCATGCGCTTCTTCCTGCACAGGCGGCCCGCAAGGTAGAAGTCCACAGTGGCCTCTCTCCCAGAATGTATCTGGGCATTCTGGGGATGCCCGGCCTGACCGCTTACGCCGGGCTCCTTGAGGTTGCCAGCTTCAAACCCGGCGATGTGGTGTTCGTGTCGGGCGCGGCAGGAGCCGTCGGCAGCGCGGTGGGGCAGATCGCGCGACTCAAGGGAGCTAGGGAGGTGATTGGCAGTGCCGGGTCAGCTGCGAAGGTGGCACACCTGACCAACGTCTTAGGCTTTGATGCCGCTTTTAATTACAAAGACAGTTCGGTTGCTAAGCAACTGCGTCAAACTGCTCCGGACGGCATTGATGTGTATTTCGACAATGTAGGCGGTGATCACCTTGAAGCGGCACTCTTTGCCTTCAACCCTTTTGGTCGCGCGGCGCTGTGCGGAGCCATCAGCCAATACAACGCAGCCCAGCCGCCCAGCGGCCCGCGCAATCTAGCGCTAGCCATTGGCAAGCAATTAACGCTCAGAGGCTTCATCGTCAGCAGCTACAGCCACCTGTTTCCGCAGTTTACGAAGGACGTCAGCGGCTGGCTCTTGTCCGGTGAACTGCACCATGACGAGACGGTCGTAGAGGGAATTGAGAATACGCCGGAAGCCTTCATGGGAATGCTAGATGGCCAAAACACCGGAAAAATGGTGATCAAGCTCTAA
- a CDS encoding IS3 family transposase, giving the protein MSGGRTGCSKWWRSVQRYQPLVDAQEPVILKRMTGIAQTRVRYGYRRIHVLMAREGWKINHKRLHRLYQQAGLNLWLKRLRCRVCAAHRAAREQPTQANQVWAMDFVSDALFNGKRFRTLTLIDIFTRECLAIHADQSIKAERVVEIVTEAAKGRGTPGKIRVDNGSEFISKTLDLWAYQRQVTLDFSRPRRSQDNGHIESFNGSFRDECLNTHWFLSLDDAAEKIEKWRIDSNDVRPHSSLENLAPKAFAAQFALAHRPPKASS; this is encoded by the coding sequence GTGAGCGGCGGGCGTACCGGGTGCTCAAAGTGGTGGCGCTCGGTTCAACGCTATCAACCGCTGGTGGACGCCCAGGAACCGGTCATCTTGAAACGGATGACCGGAATCGCTCAAACGAGGGTACGGTACGGCTACCGCCGCATTCATGTCCTAATGGCCCGTGAGGGCTGGAAGATCAACCACAAGCGACTTCACCGGCTCTACCAACAGGCCGGATTGAATCTGTGGCTGAAGCGGCTCCGATGCCGGGTATGTGCCGCGCACCGCGCGGCGCGTGAGCAACCCACTCAGGCCAACCAGGTCTGGGCGATGGATTTCGTCTCAGACGCATTGTTTAATGGGAAACGCTTTCGAACCCTGACCTTAATCGACATTTTCACGCGGGAATGTCTGGCGATCCACGCGGATCAGAGCATCAAGGCTGAGCGGGTCGTTGAGATCGTCACGGAGGCCGCCAAGGGCCGGGGTACCCCTGGCAAGATTCGAGTAGATAACGGCAGTGAATTCATCAGTAAAACGCTGGATCTGTGGGCCTATCAGCGTCAGGTCACTCTTGATTTTTCTCGTCCAAGACGTTCTCAAGACAACGGCCATATCGAATCGTTCAATGGGAGTTTCAGGGATGAATGCCTCAACACCCACTGGTTTTTGTCGCTAGACGACGCCGCTGAGAAGATTGAGAAATGGAGGATCGACTCTAATGACGTCAGGCCGCATTCGTCGCTGGAAAATCTCGCTCCAAAAGCGTTCGCAGCGCAGTTTGCCTTGGCCCACCGCCCGCCGAAGGCTTCATCCTGA
- a CDS encoding HsdM family class I SAM-dependent methyltransferase, with protein MEQPYSSTLSNAVNELRNDGLNNAVPLVSALLLLHTIRRFEDHFGQLGVPFPEAAASQLTQLKLSAHDVFESLETVLGQRLKFHKRLKTGWSSVTVPATDPAAIARSSRKIVLFVAQVSSGKSAQNALVELGEACSDLLDHGGRSVVTSQTPSSVAKLMAAQLDAQAGMRVLDPTCGVARVLVEVVKEQVQQHKDPNDLEYVGQEIDPNAALLGALHLMLHGVVRFQIQVEDSLTQSTLKAEDFDRVAGDPPVALAIPHLVSDLQGDARFTFGGAPLPKTADWLFVQHGLVALKPGGRAVFITAHGSMFRSGAEAAIRRDILSAGWVSAVFALPSALYPNLALPLVMTIFERPEEGARGRQDVLMIDASTSGTREARINVLSENVRQQLTTLIRDRAPSEPYTALVESERIFENKDAWQPNQYLDFEPDQTRDLKVIEADLQQQLEHLKAVEQDLQQAFDALPRGLIA; from the coding sequence ATGGAACAGCCCTATTCCAGTACCTTGTCCAACGCGGTGAATGAGCTGCGTAACGATGGGCTCAACAACGCCGTCCCCTTGGTGAGCGCCCTGCTCCTGCTACACACCATCCGGCGATTTGAAGATCACTTCGGGCAACTGGGGGTTCCCTTCCCCGAAGCGGCGGCGAGTCAGTTGACCCAGCTCAAGCTCTCAGCACACGACGTTTTTGAGAGCCTGGAAACCGTACTCGGCCAGCGCCTCAAGTTCCACAAGCGCCTTAAAACAGGTTGGAGTTCGGTCACGGTGCCGGCCACCGATCCTGCGGCCATTGCCCGCAGTTCGCGCAAGATTGTCTTATTCGTCGCGCAAGTCAGCAGCGGTAAATCTGCACAGAACGCCCTGGTTGAACTTGGAGAAGCCTGTAGCGACCTGCTCGATCATGGTGGACGCTCAGTTGTTACCAGTCAGACTCCCAGCAGTGTCGCTAAGCTGATGGCCGCGCAGCTGGACGCTCAGGCTGGCATGCGCGTTCTGGATCCCACTTGTGGAGTGGCGCGTGTTCTGGTCGAAGTGGTCAAGGAACAAGTCCAGCAGCACAAAGATCCCAACGATCTGGAATATGTCGGCCAGGAAATCGATCCAAACGCGGCTTTGCTGGGCGCGCTTCACTTGATGCTTCACGGGGTGGTTCGTTTTCAGATCCAAGTGGAAGACAGCTTGACGCAGTCCACCCTCAAGGCCGAAGATTTTGACCGCGTCGCTGGCGATCCGCCCGTCGCTCTGGCCATCCCCCACCTTGTTTCTGACTTGCAGGGAGACGCGCGTTTCACTTTTGGTGGAGCGCCGCTGCCGAAAACGGCGGACTGGTTATTTGTGCAGCACGGCCTCGTCGCCCTCAAGCCAGGCGGCCGTGCGGTGTTCATCACCGCCCACGGTTCCATGTTCCGGAGCGGTGCCGAGGCAGCGATTCGCCGAGACATCCTGAGTGCAGGCTGGGTAAGTGCCGTCTTCGCCTTGCCCAGCGCCCTGTACCCGAATCTGGCCTTGCCGCTGGTCATGACTATCTTTGAGCGACCTGAAGAGGGAGCGCGCGGTCGCCAGGATGTCTTGATGATCGACGCCAGCACCTCGGGAACCCGCGAAGCACGGATCAACGTTCTCTCGGAAAACGTCCGCCAGCAACTGACCACCTTGATTCGGGATCGCGCCCCGAGTGAGCCCTATACGGCTTTGGTCGAATCCGAGCGCATCTTCGAGAACAAAGACGCCTGGCAACCCAACCAGTACCTGGATTTCGAACCCGACCAGACGCGCGACTTGAAGGTCATCGAAGCCGATCTGCAGCAACAACTGGAACACCTGAAGGCCGTAGAACAGGATCTTCAACAGGCATTCGACGCGCTGCCCCGAGGACTGATCGCCTGA